The Theileria parva strain Muguga chromosome 1, complete sequence, whole genome shotgun sequence DNA window tactatttattgatagatttttacacttttattCTCATGTGTTGACTTTTATCAAATTCGGATCTTATCTGTACCAGCTTCtttaacttaattaatGACTCATTTATTCGACACATTttctatttatatttatcataattattaattttttgtttttttaacTATTGTTTAGTAAATACGAATACCTATTCGGTATTTTGATTTTTAGGGTTGTGATATACACTTTTCCTAACACACACTAAACTACAGTTTTAATCACTTTTATTTATAGATGtgttatattaaaaaatattttttgtaatttttttatcacttttgtacattattaaactttaatatttacaatgatatttaattaaatgaaaatcAAATCAGAagatgaataattttagatgTATAAtaaggaaaataataaattttaaaaccaGTTCTCTTCATTTAACAAACCGCAgtttttatactatatctttttctaatttttatctcACACCTCACTCTGTTAACTTTTTTCACTCTGACTTCAATTCTTCCAAACCAACTAAAACATTAATAGATTCAATCTCttatagtataaattactattCAAGCTCTAAGGATAATGAAGGAGCCGTTATAGAGTCTGGAAGGGAGTTTGATGAGATCCAACAACAGTTAAACTTTTCTGAATTTACCTCAAACTACTGGAGGAGCTTGAGGCTATCCAAACCTCTTCTCCTAACTTTCAACGTCGATAAATCAGTGGAGGCTAGGCTAATGGATGCTGTTGTGGGTTCTGGAGTTTTTTGCAAAAACGTTCCCTCTCTGGACAATCTATTTGAAACTATACTCCAATACAAGGAAACCAAAGGTATAAATACTTTTAGAAAACATTTGGATTTAGATTTGATCGGGTGTTATATGAATTTAGACAATAATTATGAAGCGTTCCTTAACTTGAATAAGGTTAGAATTTGATTTGAAAAGTTTTCAGGACCTTTTCGAGAAAATAAAACTCAGCTGTAATTCTGTCTTTTTAGACGTCACTTACCCCTACTACCAATCAGTTGACGATTATATGAAGATTTctaaaatagtattttttaatcgaattttaattttcagataaatttaataaatcctCATGTTATAAGGTTCTGTAACGGAACTCTAAAGTTTCTTCTTAATACTGACCTTGAATGCCCACTTCTAAAAGAAAACTCCACCAAAGAAGACTTTTCACTAGAACGATGTTATTACCTCTCAGAAAAATACAACTCTACCGTCATTGACTCAAGTTAGTTCCTATAAAAATATCCCTTTTAGGTGACAAGATAGCCGTAAGTAACCACAACAACATGGAGATAATTGTTTTCCCAAAACTAcctcaaattttaaataaaatccatggtatttaatttttatcatttacaACACTTATATCacttaaataatttaaataaattttaatcaaatttctttaaaaaattttattaagggtataataattgttcTGGTGCTATAATTGCTTCCATGACTACACTTTCCAGTGAAGACTT harbors:
- a CDS encoding Hydroxyethylthiazole kinase family protein: MNNFRCIIRKIINFKTSSLHLTNRSFYTISFSNFYLTPHSVNFFHSDFNSSKPTKTLIDSISYSINYYSSSKDNEGAVIESGREFDEIQQQLNFSEFTSNYWRSLRLSKPLLLTFNVDKSVEARLMDAVVGSGVFCKNVPSLDNLFETILQYKETKDLIGCYMNLDNNYEAFLNLNKDLFEKIKLSCNSVFLDVTYPYYQSVDDYMKISKIINLINPHVIRFCNGTLKFLLNTDLECPLLKENSTKEDFSLERCYYLSEKYNSTVIDSSDKIAVSNHNNMEIIVFPKLPQILNKIHGYNNCSGAIIASMTTLSSEDFLVPSSAAIYGLDFVSSESAKKANGPGSMFYNFIDTLYNLSMSPDDILEHKTSVKFYKRK